The region TCTCCTTTTACAGCCTTAGTTAAGATACTAACAATATGGTCCTTGGTAGGACAATATCTCATTGGCAATCTTCCTTTGTTCACTTGCTCCCTTATTTAATAAAACCCTGTTTTAatcttctttgatcttccatGAGAGACAAGATTCTTTGCTAAGTTTATTGCGGATTTGTTGTCCATAAGGAGCTTTATTGGTACTTGAATGTTCACACCAATTTTAGTCAATACAACTTCAATCCAAGCAGCTTGACAAGTAGTTGAACAACTAGCAACATATTCTGCCTCACAGCTAGACAAAGCCACAATAGGTTGCTTCTTAGAGATCCAAGATATTGGAGCTCGTTAAAACTTGAAGACATAACCTGTGGTACTCCTCTCGTCCAGTCTGTCACCACACTAGTCTGAATCAGAAAAACCTATCACCTCTTCTTTGCTTCTCTTTCTTCCATATGAGAAGAATACAATATGCCTCAAAGTTCCCTTGATGGATCTTAGTACTTTTTTCGTATACAACATATGAGAATTCCTTGGATCATGCATGAATATGTGTAATCCTCTTACAACATAGTTGATATATGGTCGACTATTACATAAGTACCTTAATGATTCAATCATCTGATTATACATGACAACTTCTACACTTTCTTCATCATTATCCTCTTTTAGCTTCTGACCTGATTCAACAGGAGTCACAACAACATTGTAATTCAACATGTTGAATCTTTTCAGCAAGTTAGTAGCATACTTTGTTTGATGCAAGATTATTCCACCTTCTTTGTATAGAAAATCCATACCAAGGAAGTAGGACAAGTTATCTAGATCTAACATTTCAAATTCTCAATTCATTGTACTATTTAAGTCTTTAATTTCCAGTTGAGATTCTCCAGTTATCAAGAAGGCATCCACATATAAACATACCAGCAATAGTATTTCACCTTGCTTGTAATTTACTTACACATCATACTCAATTGAATATCTTTTAAAGCCATGACTGATGAAGAAAACATCAATTCCCCCGTTCCAGACTCTTAATGCTTGCTTCAAAACAGACAAAGCCTTGTATAGTCTATACACCACATGCTCTTTTCCCTTTActtcaaagcctggaggttgagACACATATACTTATTCATCAAGAGGACCAATTAGGAATGCATATTTTGTAAGAACAtgatttggttatgcatctaaccttatgttttgatgataacCTGTAACGATTCTAATGATCCTCCGATCATTTTTGAAGGAATTCAGGTAGTACTCTAGTGATCCTCAGGTTGCCGCTAATGAAACTTCtgatgaaaccccttgataaaACCCTCGATGAAACCCTGGTGGAACCCTTGATAAAAAAAACCTTGATAAAAACCTTGATGAAACCCTGATCGAACCCTTGATAAAACCCTTAAATGTAACCCTTTATGAAACTCTGATGGATCCCTTGATGAAACCCTGGTGGAATCCTTGATGAAACCCTTAAATGTAACCCTTGATGAAACCCTTGTGGAACCCTTGATGAAACACTTGTGGAACCCTTGATGAAACCCTGATGGAACCTTTGATTACTTTTATGGAACCTATCTCGTATGAGGGATAGGTTGCTAAGTTGGGAATATGAGTGGTGAAAATCTGCTCACTGGCCGGTAACGATCATTCAAGATGACCTACTATTGGGTAGATTCTCTTGAAGACTCACCGTGAGTGAGCTTACTAAGGAAATCCTTTATTGAAAAGGCTTCGCGTAGATATGATTTACCGGGGAAGGCCAATAAATATTCCTACGTGGGAGTTGTACTGGTATAGCTGGGGATATGAGAATTCAATCGTCATCAGTATAAGAATCGGTGCTTAATAAATCATCATTGGCAAGAAAACTGATGTAAGACCCAAAGTAGTAATAGTGGTATAAGAATTGAAAGAAATAACAGCGGTAGAAGAACCGTAAAACAAGATGCTAAATGGTGTAAGAACCGTAAACTGAAATGACAAATGGTGTAAGAACCataaaaatgaaatgataaaCGATGTAAGAATCGTGAATGAATGACAACGGCGTGAAAACCAAAGTGGGTGACAACGATATAAGAACCAAAGTGAACAATGGTATAAGAACCTGAAGTAAAATCAATGGTGTAAGACCCGAAGTGAGTGACAATGGTATAAGAATCGAAGTAAAAACAACGGTGTATGAATCAAAGTGAGTGACAACAGTATACGAACCAAAGTAAAAACAACGGTGTAAGAATCAAAGTGAGTGAAAACGATGTAAGAATTGGAGTGAATGAATGATAACGGTGtaaaaaccaaaataaaaataattgtgtATCATGGTACTTGTATACTTAGGGAGAGATCCCTATTGGGATTTCGTGGGGATTCTTAAATCAAACTCTCACTACTATGGTATTCGAGAAGTAAATGTAAGAATGGAGTGAATGAATGTTAATGGTgtaaaaactaaaataaaaacAACAATGTATCATGGTACTTGTATTCTTAGGGAGAGATCCCTATTGGGATTCCATGGGGATTCTTAAATCAAACTATCACTACCATGGTATTCAAGAAGTAAAGGTACCATGGATAAGACCAGAGGAAGAAGGATATTATCTTGGATGATACTAGAGCAAGAACTTCTGCTGGGGAGTTCTCTGAGAAGAACGGTGTAAAAAAGAGATCGATAAAAGAACTCGATGTCTCTACTGGGGAAGACTGGTGTCACATAAGATGACTGTTTACTGGGGAATAGGTTTCCAGGCGAGGTTCCCTAAGGAGCGCGAGTTCTGGGGAAAGTCCTAAGAAATCCATTCAAGGATCTGGTGTGGGAATTGTATATCATTAGGGCATACCAGGGACTGCGTCGCTAAGTATTTTCTGCTTGTGGAATGAGTTCCAAAGATACTTGTTAGGAGATTGTTCTTAAGACCGACTTACTGGGATGAATAGTAAGAAATTTTTTGGGGAGAATCTTGGACGAAGATCTATCAACGACTTAAATATGAACTGATCCGGGCTCTTATGATGAGTCCTTAGCCTATGTTATGTATCTATATTATGCATGTGTGTTATGCCACATTATGTATGCATGTTTAGAGTCTGTATGGCGTAGTGGTCCACATTCATGGATATGATATTCATGATATGAAGCATGAATGCAATGTCGTGGATGATCCGTCCATGAATGATATATTCTTTTGAAGAATAAGGCTTATTTTCTTTTGGTGAAGGGTTAAATGGGATCTTCAGAAAGAGGCTTTTGAAGGTTGGTTTTTGGAATTTTTATTGAGGATAGGCTTTAGGATTTTTGAGACGTTGATTGAGGTTTAACTCTTTGGTTATGAATGTTGGGTGCCAAACAAGATCAGGCTTTTCCGGGAAATGCCAAGTGAGGTTGGACTTTTTGTAGGGTATTGAATTTCGAGGGAGGTTGGATTCATCACTTGGACTTTTTGTAGGGTATTGAATTTCGAGGGAGGTTGGATTCATGTTGTGGGAATATGCTAGatgaatgagatgatatgcaTGATTAGATGCTAGAGTGAAGCAGCATGATTGATGCGTGATGATGATTCAAATGTTTCAACAAGTGCCCCTGTGGTGAGTCGAGGATTGTTAAGGCTTAGAGAGGTTGTTTGTGTAACCAATCTATTTGTCAAAGGTGGTAGGGTATTACGTTAACATGACATCCCGATACTCATTTCTAACTTGACGGTTTTTGGTGTACAGCAGATCTTGTATGTGCATCTTAAAAGTATTGAGAGGGTTTGTCCCTGCAGTATCCTATAGTTTCCTCAATCTGTTAGGTCTTTTAAGAGATTTGCTTAAATATAAGTTTTGAAGCAGCTTGTCTATACCATGAACTTGAGACGACTTGTTATTTTATGAGCCTTGGAAAGATTTGTCCTTGACTAATTGACACTTGGAATGATCTTCCCCTGATGAATCGTTTTTTTGAAGCGATTTCTTTTGATCAATCCTTACAGCGATCTGCCCCAGATTAATTGAGCCTTGAAGGCTACTGCCCTTATTTGTAGGTGTTCTGAAGGATTTGTTTGAAAAGGAACTTAGATCGTGTCATGTTTGGATACGACCTTGGTATGAACTGCCCCCAGTATTTGGATCTTCAAAAAGTATGCCCCTGATTAATTGGTGTTTGACCACTTCTAGGAGTGATCTGCCCCATGTCACTAGGATCTTCATATGATATTTCCCGAGTTCAGATAGTCTTAAAGCAATATGCCCCTGATTGATTAACTTTCATAGTGATCGGCCTCACTGTGCCCTTGAGTTGGTATGCCCTAGTATGAGAGTATTAAAAAAGTATGCCCCTAATCATTAGGGTCATGAAGGTGATGTCTAAAGAGGAAATTGGATCTCACCATGTTGTGATACGACCTTGACATAGTCGGCCCTAGTATTTAAATCTTTGAAAAGTATACCCTTGACTAACCAACTCTCAGAGTGGTTGGCTTTATTGTGCTCTTAACGTGGTCTACCCCAACACGAACCTCTTGAAAGCTTTGCCCCTTATCATGGGTCATGAAGGTCATTTAACATCGGTGAGTCAAGTCTTAGGATATTTTTCCCCTAGTTAGTATGATCTACAGATGGTGTGCCCATGATTATAAGGATTTGGCCCTGATCAATAGGATTCTTAGGTGACTTGCCCCTAGTCATAAATGTCTTGAAGTGACATGCCCCTGATCAGACCATTGTTGATATTCCTTTGATGCTAAGTATTCATTGCGAGTAAAATTATTCCCTTTTGAAAAATAATTCTAATGCAATGCATGTGCAAGTTTTGAAATCGAGAATTGCTATTGAAAAAGGATATGGTGTATACAGAAGATATCTAGCCACGAGGTTGGCACAAATGAAGTTGTGAAAATGCGATTAGCAATTATGTAACAACATTTGGAGTCAGTTTAACAATGATTTTTTCGAGTATGCTTTCATAGTGAACCTAGCTTCAATTATGACTTTTTAAAAGTTATAATatggcctggttcacggtttatGAAACAAAAGGATTATAAGGCTCAATTTTTTACTAAgacccaccccttcttcttgatgattTCCATTCCTAAATCTAATTAATCAACAAATGCATTCAGTTACAAGAGAATTTTGGTAGATGATGATGAAGGCAGATGTAATGGTTCAAGCACTGATGAGATTCATTGATAGTTTTTGAGGTGGAAGTCACCTACTCCCGCTTACAAGCTTGTTTCTTTTCTGTTTCTGCTTTTAATCCCTACTTTTGCATGGACcgatttttttttttgaatttgCGATCTATCGGGATGtcctaacttttgcctaagtcattttttttagtttttgacttagcggactCTTTTTGAAACATGATGCCTTAACTTTTGCATAAGTCAAATTTTCAGTTTTTTTTATTTAGCGTAGTTTTTTTAAACAACTCTTGTGAGATTTTGCTTGTGATTCGGAAGTTCGTGTCTGCCATGCTAACAGTGCAAGAGAACAACTATTGTGAGCTTTATTCTTTCACTGCTTCCTCGATGTTGGATGATGTGTTCAGGAAGAAGATGTGCTTGAACCTATTATCCATGTGATTAGATAGAATAATTCTCTTGAGATCAGAATGCATCATTGACTTAATTGAAaaactaccctgcccctggttaagatTTAGGGTTTTTATGAAATGAAAAAGAAACACCGATTTCTGACTCGAGGGGGTTGACTACTATTTATCTCCTTATTTCTCTAGTGTTTGGGAAGTGAAATAATGTCTTACATCGTTAGCCAAATCTTACTAATAAAAGTATACATCAACAAATTCAGTTATTTTATTTACATCATTCTCTTGCTAAGTTTGTTAATAGGTGGGAAGTGAAAAAAAAGGTgtgaatttttattttttattttttatgatggCATAAAGAAAGAGTAAAAACGAATGGATCGATTCAAAAAATATGCATGCCCGTTTTattaaaattacttttcaaaTAGTACAACTTTAAACAATAAACAAAACTTAGCAAGAAAGAAATTACAACTGTAAATGACAAACTCTATTAATCCTAGAGGTGAACTTCCTTGGATCCACCGACTTTAGGTCATGCTTCTTGAAGTTCTTGCACTTTGTCAAAGTAGGCGTGACAGTTCACCAATGAGACTCCTCATTCGAAGGTCATCTGCTTATGGTCGACCAGGTCTTGGACTTTGTGTTCACACCCGACGTTATCGTCATAACTGGAAGGATATGGACGACGAGGAGGATCACGCCGTTGTAGTTCCACTAGGGAACTTTTGAGTAAGTTGTGATGAAGTGCACAGGGATGTTGCCGAAGTAGATACTGTTGCAGACTTTGTTGTGGATGCGTCATCCAGGGTTTCTGCATTTGAGGCTCTAGGTAGGCCTGTGGCTGGCATGTCAAAAGGTTACCTTCTCCCTTCAATGGTACTTGCCCCTCTTGAGTTCCTCCATAGTTTCTTGAGACATTATCCGAGTTCATTCGTGAGTATTAGAAAGCCTACTAGCTAGATAGTTGAAGGAAGGTCGGTGAAGGTGGAAGAGGTATGGTTtatgcaaatgttgtatgcagGTGGATGAGAATGCATATGTGGTATgcaattttatttatttattttagacatgttaaattttttttaatgtatGCAACTGCCACATTAGGATAATGACAAATATGTATAATGAGAAGTATGGAGACTCATATATGGGTTTAGGGATAACAATGGAGTAGGGAAATCCATACGGGTTTAGGATAATGACAAACATAAAAAAATTCGAACAGGTTCCGAATATAAAAATACCTTATTTAGTAAGGTTTCTTACAAATAGGGATAATGACTGACATGAGAAACGCAAACGAGTTTAGGAATAGGACGACGAAGGAAGTTGTTTAATAAAACACATGGCCGTGTCtaataaattaaattataaaGAATGAACTTGTTTCAAATAAGTTTTGATAAAAATCTATTtatatttgaatttcatttttttaataataaaaaacgGTATTTTGTAATGAGAACATAATAATTGTTCCAAAAAAGGAAGGTACGGTCTGAAATACAACCTGACATAATTTACGTTAGGTTTATAATTATATTCGTAACAGAGATTTTGTTTGTTAAAAATATTGTTGAACGAAATGACAATCTTTGGCAAAATCCCAACAACAgagaaataaaaggaaaaataattaGAAAAAATGACAAGAGGAAACGAAAAAAACGGGAAAAACAAACGCTAGAGAAGTTAATCAAGAAATGATTGGGTGTCGTTCGAGTAACAGAGTGATGGAACCGAAAAAATGACAGCAAATTCCTTATTTGCATGTCTTGTCGTTTTCTTCTCTCTTCTTTAGTCCCTCCCCCCTCTTCATGCCACGCCCTCCTACGTCGTCCTCCTCCCGGACGACTCCGAGTGGCACCCCTCCTCCCCATCGCACCTCCCTCCATTTATCTTCCCTTTTCACCTTCTCCTGGATCAAAACCCTCAGACTCAAACGTTCCAAAACTTCCGAAAAACTCTACCAAAAATACGTCAGATCCTATAAACTCAAATAATCAACATCCTCATTTTCATTCTCCTTCTCATTCTCGTCATAATCTTTAACAATGTCGCAAATATTGGCACCGTTCCAATTACTGGAACTCAATGTTATCTCAGCGCAGGATTTGGCTTCCGCGGGAAGAAACATGAGAACCTACGCGGTTGCATGGGTTCATCCCGATAGAAAACTTTCCACACGCGTGGATACACAAGGCCACACCAATCCAACATGGAATGACAAATTCGTTTTCCGCGTCGACGATGAGTTTCTATACAGCGACACTTCAGCGATCATGATTGAGATCTACGCTTTGCATTGGTTTAAAGATATCCATGTCGGCACCGTTCGTGTCCTTGTCGGCAACCTTATTCCTCCGCCGGCTAGACCTTTCCACAACGACCGTGCTCCGCTAGGTATGCGGTTTGTCGCTCTTCAGGTTCGTCGTCCCTCCGGGAGACCTCAGGGGATTCTTAATATCGGTGTAACGGTTTTGGATAGTTCCATGAGGAGTATGCCGCTTTATACTTTGAATGCCTCTGCCGTTGGGTACCGGCATTTGATGGGAGAAAAAGATGCTTATGATAGCCATAATCATCTTAGTCCTCATGTTTTAGCCGCCAATGGTGGTGGAGGTGCTGGTGGTGGTGGAGGTGGTAAACCTGAACTCCGACGAACGAAAAGTGATACGAGTTCTGTTATTGCCTCTGAAGCGATTTTGCGTCACCAACGTGCTATTATTAATAAGGAAAGAGCTAGTTCTGCAATTTCTGGTTCTGAAGTTAGTGATAATAAGGTGAGAAaaaacaagaagaagaagaaaaataagaagaaaaaatCCTCCAATGATGAGGCTAGTTCTATCATCAGCAGTGTTCTCAGCGATGCGGTTGTTCCGTGGATAGTTAAAAATGGAAAAGCAAGTTCTACTCCTTCTGATACACGTGTGGAACCACTGCCGCCACCACGGTATAATGATGACGAACACCACAACAATGATGAAATTGATATTGATAATCATCATGATCATTATCATTATcatgatgataatgatgataaCGAGAAGGACGTTTCGTTCGTTAACACTATTTCTGAAGCACCTACAAGAGACACTGATATCAATGAGAAACAGAACATTGCCTATCAAATAAAGGCCACGCCAAATCGTCAGTATCCAAAATCTCCGATGATGGAGTTTAAAGCCTCTCCGAAGCCGAAGTTTATGAAATCTCCCACTATGCCAGAATATATGAACTCTCCAAAGCCGCAGTTTAAGAACTCTCCTAAACCGCAGTTTCATAAATCTCCAATGCCGGAGTATAAGAATTCTCCAAAACCCAAGTATATGAGATCTCCGACTATGCCAGAATATGAGAACTCTCCTAAGCCACAGTTTAAAAACTCGCCGATGCCGGAGTATAAGAATTCTCCAATGCCACAGTTTAGGAATTCGCCTATGCCGGAGTATAGGAATTCTCCTATGCAGCAAGTTAGGAATTCTCCTATGCCGGAGTATAAGAACACGCCTATGCAGCAAGTTAGGAATTCGCCTATGCCGGAGTATAGGAACACGCCTATGCAGCAAGTTAGGAATTCGCCTATGCCAGAGTATATGAACTCGCCTATGCAGCAAGTTAGGAATTCTCCAATGCCACAGTTTAGGAATTCCCCAATGCCACAATTTCGAAACTCCCCAGCTGTGGCACCACATTTTAGGAATTCGCCTGCAGTTTCGAAGTTCAACCCTGCAATGGGATTTGGCGGTTCGCACAGGGGGACCCCGAAGCATCCGTTTGGAAGGTTGAATGCTGGAATGGAATATGCAACACCGATGAGGTCCAACTTGGCTAACATGAGGCCAGTTATGATGACAGAGTCCGAGCTGGGACCATCTCCGTCAGAGGTTGCGGCTGCAATGGCAAAGAAGCCGGTGATCGATGAGGATACCTCAACAGTGGGAGGGTGGAGCTTGGATGAAAGTGTGGAAGGGTTGGGGTCAAAATTAGAGAGGTGGCGGACAGAGTTGCCTCCGGTGATAGACCAAGGTGAGCTGTCGAGCTTACCAACGACAAGCACGACGAAAACTAAAACTAGCC is a window of Lathyrus oleraceus cultivar Zhongwan6 chromosome 6, CAAS_Psat_ZW6_1.0, whole genome shotgun sequence DNA encoding:
- the LOC127095363 gene encoding uncharacterized mitochondrial protein AtMg00810-like — its product is MLDLDNLSYFLGMDFLYKEGGIILHQTKYATNLLKRFNMLNYNVVVTPVESGQKLKEDNDEESVEVVMYNQMIESLRYLCNSRPYINYVVRGLHIFMHDPRNSHMLYTKKVLRSIKGTLRHIVFFSYGRKRSKEEVIGFSDSD
- the LOC127092966 gene encoding uncharacterized protein LOC127092966 translates to MSQILAPFQLLELNVISAQDLASAGRNMRTYAVAWVHPDRKLSTRVDTQGHTNPTWNDKFVFRVDDEFLYSDTSAIMIEIYALHWFKDIHVGTVRVLVGNLIPPPARPFHNDRAPLGMRFVALQVRRPSGRPQGILNIGVTVLDSSMRSMPLYTLNASAVGYRHLMGEKDAYDSHNHLSPHVLAANGGGGAGGGGGGKPELRRTKSDTSSVIASEAILRHQRAIINKERASSAISGSEVSDNKVRKNKKKKKNKKKKSSNDEASSIISSVLSDAVVPWIVKNGKASSTPSDTRVEPLPPPRYNDDEHHNNDEIDIDNHHDHYHYHDDNDDNEKDVSFVNTISEAPTRDTDINEKQNIAYQIKATPNRQYPKSPMMEFKASPKPKFMKSPTMPEYMNSPKPQFKNSPKPQFHKSPMPEYKNSPKPKYMRSPTMPEYENSPKPQFKNSPMPEYKNSPMPQFRNSPMPEYRNSPMQQVRNSPMPEYKNTPMQQVRNSPMPEYRNTPMQQVRNSPMPEYMNSPMQQVRNSPMPQFRNSPMPQFRNSPAVAPHFRNSPAVSKFNPAMGFGGSHRGTPKHPFGRLNAGMEYATPMRSNLANMRPVMMTESELGPSPSEVAAAMAKKPVIDEDTSTVGGWSLDESVEGLGSKLERWRTELPPVIDQGELSSLPTTSTTKTKTSRHSRRHTDGGNGLFSCFSNICGVECSIVCGGDSKSKAKANKNSRRLTSSADGSSSLL